In one window of Paraflavitalea soli DNA:
- a CDS encoding alpha/beta hydrolase, protein MNKISTIIAIIALVACSAKTKQQQDKLYSRHLQRSVELTIINTPLPDDKSQLNLLLLNDGQEVAKLRVQAIVDSLYRAKAIAPLVVVAIHAGDRMQEYGVADKPDYEGRGSRAGYYDAFVNNELYPFIKKKTGVRKFNTVAIAGASLGGLSAFDIGWNHADKIDKIGVFSGSFWWRDKNTTDSSYSDDNNRIMIAKLKASRKKPQQQYWFYAGGAEENSDRDKDGIIDVVDDTKDVIALVQKKVTAPGAVVYKEVAGAHHDWPYWSAVLPEYLVWAFGAK, encoded by the coding sequence ATGAATAAGATATCAACTATAATCGCCATAATTGCACTGGTGGCTTGTTCGGCCAAGACCAAACAACAGCAGGATAAATTGTATTCGCGCCACCTGCAGCGCAGTGTGGAATTAACCATTATCAATACGCCCCTGCCGGATGATAAGTCGCAGCTCAACCTCCTGTTGCTGAATGACGGCCAGGAAGTGGCCAAACTGCGGGTGCAGGCAATTGTGGACAGCCTGTACCGGGCCAAAGCCATCGCACCGCTGGTAGTGGTAGCTATTCATGCCGGCGACCGCATGCAGGAATATGGTGTGGCGGACAAGCCGGACTATGAAGGCCGGGGCAGCCGGGCCGGATACTATGATGCCTTTGTGAACAATGAGCTCTATCCCTTTATCAAAAAGAAAACGGGGGTGCGGAAATTCAATACGGTGGCCATCGCCGGCGCTTCCCTGGGTGGTTTATCGGCATTTGATATTGGTTGGAACCATGCTGATAAGATCGATAAGATCGGTGTATTCTCCGGCTCTTTCTGGTGGCGTGATAAGAATACCACTGATAGTTCTTATTCGGACGACAATAACCGGATCATGATCGCCAAATTGAAAGCATCGCGCAAAAAGCCTCAACAGCAATACTGGTTTTATGCCGGTGGGGCAGAAGAAAATTCAGACAGGGACAAAGATGGGATCATCGATGTGGTGGATGATACAAAAGATGTAATAGCACTCGTGCAAAAGAAAGTGACCGCACCAGGTGCTGTTGTGTATAAAGAAGTAGCGGGTGCGCACCATGACTGGCCTTACTGGAGTGCTGTGCTGCCCGAATACCTGGTATGGGCCTTTGGGGCTAAGTGA